The Melitaea cinxia chromosome 6, ilMelCinx1.1, whole genome shotgun sequence genome has a window encoding:
- the LOC123654246 gene encoding cuticle protein 19-like, which produces MAIKYTLVASVLIVCVYGRVFTYLRPLDLQPSSNIVHAQPKISYDLYHHIPEDEHVDYYAYPKYVFKYGVNDFHTGDIKTHHESRDGDVVKGQYTVVEPDGSIRTVDYTADKHNGFNAVVHKTAPISAHEAAKFHHIH; this is translated from the exons ATGGCAATTAAG tACACACTTGTAGCCTCAGTGCTAATAGTATGCGTGTATGGACGCGTCTTTACATACCTAAGACCGTTGGACCTACAGCCATCATCGAACATCGTTCATGCGCAGCCAAAAATTTCTTACGACCTTTATCATCACATACCTGAAGATGAACATGTCGACTATTAT GCGTACCCTAAGTATGTATTCAAGTATGGAGTGAATGATTTCCACACGGGTGACATCAAGACACACCACGAAAGCAGAGATGGTGATGTTGTAAAAG GTCAGTACACAGTCGTAGAGCCCGACGGTTCAATACGCACTGTCGACTATACAGCTGACAAGCACAACGGATTCAATGCCGTCGTCCACAAGACTGCCCCCATATCTGCTCACGAGGCAGCAAAATTTCACCATATTCActaa
- the LOC123654507 gene encoding uncharacterized protein LOC123654507 translates to MSPDATLKREDLASNATFKNEKRFPNGSVSGTYRYKDESGNTVFVRYYADDSSYGVELKSVRNVEDDSEQLNNYPGKFNKGVKDRHKTEDEYEIFLENVLKPSEKHNKERVRIYVDKHKRKTRKYPNRFKKSERCVRF, encoded by the exons ATGTCACCAGATGCTACTCTTAAAAGAGAGGATTTAGCTTCAAATGCTACGTTTAAAAACGAAAAACGTTTTCCAAATGGTTCTGTATCAGGAACGTATCGTTACAAAGACGAGAGCGGTAATACAGTTTTCGTTAGATATTATGCTGACGATTCAAGTTATgg TGTAGAACTTAAAAGCGTGAGAAACGTTGAAGATGATTCAGAACAGTTAAACAA TTACCCGGGAAAATTTAACAAAGGTGTTAAAGATCGTCATAAAACTGAAGACGAATACGAAATTTTCCTTGAAAATGTTCTCAAACCATCCGAGAAACATAACAAAGAGAGGGTTCGAATATATGTTGATAAACATAAAAGGAAAACAAGAAAATATCCTAACCGATTTAAAAAGTCTGAGCGTTGTGTGCGATTTTAA
- the LOC123654243 gene encoding cuticle protein 7 — protein MCRCICVFIAVLVGCAQARPKVSPAFNPAFEPGYEYYDDRPRYAFNYGVADHSTGDIKSQHETRDGEVVKGQYSLVEPDGSIRTVDYTADPVHGFNAVVSKVGPSVHPQPKVHQPIQPATVQYVVKPVPVPVQIPSHYVPQQIYASPAPFLYPKVGGQFPEYDGFEFDGPSNQFYRR, from the exons ATGTGTCGgtgtatttgtgtttttattgcTGTTTTGGTCGGGTGTGCACAGGCAAGACCGAAAGTTAGTCCTGCATTCAATCCCGCGTTCGAACCGGGATACGAATATTACGAT GATCGTCCTCGGTACGCATTCAACTATGGTGTCGCCGATCATTCGACTGGTGACATCAAATCACAACACGAAACAAGAGACGGCGAAGTTGTCAAAG GTCAATACTCTTTAGTCGAGCCTGACGGTTCTATACGTACTGTAGACTACACAGCTGACCCTGTTCACGGCTTCAACGCGGTTGTATCTAAAGTGGGCCCTAGCGTACACCCACAACCAAAAGTACATCAGCCAATTCAGCCAGCTACTGTACAGTACGTGGTGAAACCTGTGCCAGTACCTGTGCAAATACCAAGCCATTATGTACCGCAACAAATTTATGCATCGCCAGCACCGTTTT tGTATCCCAAGGTTGGCGGCCAATTTCCAGAGTACGACGGCTTCGAGTTTGATGGACCATCAAACCAATTCTATAGACGTTga